One Trichoderma asperellum chromosome 5, complete sequence genomic region harbors:
- a CDS encoding uncharacterized protein (EggNog:ENOG41~TransMembrane:12 (i74-92o104-121i133-152o158-178i190-210o222-242i263-286o301-323i330-350o356-381i393-414o426-446i)) has product MTLQDDEKHASSNGAVTVQEASVLGDTTPNSNNSSPPPILTTAQDIEIGEAEKDYGPPPDGGLTAWLQVLATHLINAMTWGYAAAFGVYQLYYVETLGLPASQVSWIGSVQIFFTYAICAVSGRLADAGYTRVTVAVGTFLAVFGTFMTSLAKTYWQIFLAQAVCIGIGLGVTFMPAISILSSYFEKNRAFALAVSAVGTSVGSVSFPAMIQHLTARIGFPWAVRCAGFLALAMAVVANVLLKPRLPPRKSGPLLELKAFSELPYLLFSMAAFVYFYALYFVFFYINSYARNIIGFSNSDSINLLIITNAMGIPMRPIAGFIADRWTGPINLFIAALTVVFAVLYSWTGVTTRTGMYVFSVVYGLSIGANQGLFVASLTSLTKDPQKMGVRFGMVETLSALATVAGAPTAGAIIDHDHGNYFWAQIWGGTVMAAATVIFVSCRISVTGWRFWAKV; this is encoded by the exons ATGACATTacaagatgatgaaaagcaTGCTTCATCCAATGGAGCTGTGACCGTCCAAGAAGCTAGTGTCCTGGGTGATACAACTCCTAACAGCAACAACTCCTCACCACCCCCTATCCTCACCACCGCTCAAGACATTGAGAtaggagaagcagagaaagatTATGGACCTCCGCCAGACGGCGGTCTCACAGCATGGCTTCAAGTCCTCGCCACGCACCTCATCAATGCCATGACATGGGGCTACGCCGCAGCCTTCGGCGTCTATCAGCTTTACTATGTTGAGACTCTCGGGCTTCCCGCCTCACAAGTTTCATGGATTGGTTCTGTCCAGATCTTCTTCACCTACGCCATCTGCGCCGTGTCTGGGCGGCTTGCCGACGCAGGCTATACTCGCGTTACTGTCGCGGTAGGCACATTCTTGGCTGTGTTTGGCACTTTCATGACGAGCCTCGCCAAGACGTACTGGCAAATCTTTCTCGCCCAAGCCGTGTGCATCGGCATTGGACTCGGTGTGACGTTTATGCCCGCTATTTCTATCCTGAGCTCGTACTTTGAGAAAAACAGGGCCTTTGCTCTCGCCGTCTCGGCGGTTGGCACATCAGTTGGCAGCGTGTCGTTTCCCGCCATGATACAACATTTGACGGCTAGGATCGGATTCCCTTGGGCAGTCCGATGTGCGGGTTTCCTTGCCCTGGCCATGGCTGTTGTTGCCAATGTGTTGCTAAAGCCCAGATTGCCGCCTCGCAAATCGGGGCCCCTTTTGGAACTCAAGGCATTTTCAGAGCTGCCCTACCTTTTGTTCTCCATGGCTGCGTTTGTATACTTTTATGCTCTCtactttgtcttcttctat ATTAACAGTTACGCCCGTAACATCATTGGCTTTTCAAACAGTGATTCCATCAATCTGCTCATCATCACGAATGCCATGGGCATCCCGATGCGGCCGATTGCAGGCTTCATTGCAGACAGATGGACTGGGCCAATCAAcctcttcatcgccgccCTCACGGTGGTGTTCGCCGTACTGTACTCCTGGACCGGAGTCACAACCCGAACTGGCATGTACGTCTTTAGCGTCGTCTACGGCTTATCAATCGGCGCGAACCAGGGCCTGTTTGTTGCGTCCCTGACGAGCTTGACCAAAGACCCGCAGAAGATGGGTGTGAGGTTTGGCATGGTGGAAACACTCAGTGCGCTGGCAACGGTGGCCGGGGCCCCAACAGCAGGTGCCATTATCGACCACGACCATGGAAACTATTTTTGGGCACAGATATGGGGAGGGACTGTGATGGCTGCGGCAACCGTCATTTTTGTATCATGTCGTATCTCTGTAACTGGATGGAGGTTCTGGGCCAAGGTCTAG
- a CDS encoding uncharacterized protein (EggNog:ENOG41), whose amino-acid sequence MHSLSPINTSGGMSAASSNGGSVSPRQAPTPKNVAFELLFLESPQYRARLPMRVQIYPHDTTDSIVTTVKNFYGLYSGPTGSKGVSFEDELGNTLIARYENFRNNMIVYVRVIEEAPMAALESHHYRSLHMGADSYYGGEGYALPQRFGPEMAQSPQRRSPSPYASRGRRSDSTSTKGRSRSTKSRALHNHADAYADSTNGYSSGDGGAPSTTSARTKEQLGTTDISVENIVEGGRRKRAKFESSELPLFAPPQMPAATSNPSVSPARRADHHRHSISYIQTGQNPFINPRPLHSPQSYGSGHGQMNMYSTPVASDRRGRGSISYGSHGMAHGMGILPTPDPTVGSCMSEEDKDVAIQLMRLGEMSNISHGRTSASTLDDTFSGRADAASSTGATSEGESDSDVELPLSRRQKPNSNGISKQIYQTTESHFMPPIDSAEASGEDADYEDGSDIRAKPAQNKSTKNKSTPTTAPKAVSSKVKAPRAINGNKTKKPVVVPVSNGPISPAASSTHSRKQSVVSIGHVAQAGEEDQPDLSTKPRCQRCRKSKKGCDRQRPCGRCRDAGLSADQCISEDEGNGRKGRYGRHMGVPLKKDEIALASQPALLPAAPIAANTMTTDKAKKRKR is encoded by the exons ATGCATTCATTATCCCCCATAAACACCTCAGGCGGCATGTCCGCAGCGTCGTCAAATGGCGGTAGTGTCTCGCCCCGTCAGGCGCCCACCCCCAAGAACGTCGCATTTGAGCTGCTGTTCCTTGAATCGCCTCAATACCGTGCGCGCTTGCCCATGCGAGTGCAAATTTATCCTCATGACACCACGGACTCGATTGTTACAACCGTCAAGAACTTCTACGGCTTGTATTCGGGTCCGACCGGGTCAAAAGGCGTCAGCTTTGAGGACGAACTCGGCAACACCCTGATTGCGCGATATGAAAATTTCCGCAACAACATGATTGTGTATGTTCGAGTGATTGAAGAAGCGCCCATGGCTGCTCTGGAATCACATCACTATCGAAGCCTTCATATGGGCGCCGATTCCTACTATGGGGGTGAAGGATATGCTCTCCCTCAGCGCTTCGGCCCTGAGATGGCCCAGTCACCTCAAAGACGGAGTCCCTCGCCTTATGCGTCGCGGGGACGAAGAAGTGACTCTACCAGCACCAAGGGTCGCTCTCGGTCTACCAAGAGCCGGGCCCTTCACAATCATGCCGATGCCTACGCTGACAGCACGAACGGCTACAGCAGCGGTGATGGCGGCGCCCCAAGCACTACGTCCGCCAGGACCAAGGAGCAGCTTGGGACAACCGACATTAGTGTTGAGAACATTGTCGAGGGTGGCCGACGAAAGAGGGCCAAATTCGAGAGCTCT GAACTGCCATTATTCGCACCGCCTCAGATGCCCGCCGCTACTTCGAACCCATCCGTATCGCCCGCCCGTCGAGCCGATCATCACAGACACTCTATCTCTTATATACAAACTGGCCAGAACCCGTTTATAAACCCACGCCCGCTTCACTCTCCGCAAAGTTATGGTAGTGGGCATGGGCAGATGAACATGTACTCTACCCCTGTTGCCAGCGACCGCCGCGGTCGGGGTAGCATCTCCTATGGCAGCCACGGCATGGCTCATGGCATGGGCATCCTCCCAACTCCCGACCCCACTGTCGGAAGCTGCATGTCAGAAGAAGACAAGGATGTCGCCATTCAGCTCATGCGACTGGGTGAGATGTCCAACATTTCTCACGGTCGGACATCCGCATCAACTTTGGACGATACATTTAGCGGTCGAGCGGACGCCGCATCCTCCACTGGCGCCACTAGTGAAGGCGAAAGCGACAGTGACGTTGAGCTCCCGCTATCTCGCCGCCAAAAGCCGAATTCGAATGGAATATCCAAGCAGATCTACCAGACTACCGAATCGCACTTCATGCCGCCCATTGATAGTGCCGAAGCTAGCGGTGAAGACGCCGACTACGAGGATGGTTCAGACATTCGGGCCAAGCCGGCTCAAAACAAGTCGACAAAGAACAAGTCGACTCCGACTACCGCACCCAAGGCGGTGTCTTCAAAAGTCAAAGCACCACGTGCTATCAATGGCAACAAGACCAAGAAGCCGGTCGTTGTCCCCGTGTCTAACGGCCCCATCTCCCCGGCAGCTTCCAGCACTCATTCCAGGAAGCAGTCGGTGGTGTCTATTGGACATGTGGCTCAAGCAGGCGAGGAAGATCAGCCTGATCTCTCCACCAAGCCGCGCTGCCAGCGCTGCAGGAAAAGCAAGAAGGGTTGTGATCGCCAACGACCTTGTGGCCGCTGCCGCGACGCTGGCCTCTCAGCAGACCAATGCATCagcgaagatgaaggcaACGGCCGGAAAGGCCGCTATGGGCGCCACATGGGAGTGCCACTGAAGAAGGACGAGATTGCGCTTGCATCCCAGCCCGCTCTTTTGCCCGCCGCGCCCATTGCTGCCAATACAATGACCACTGACAAGGCTAAAAAGCGCAAGCGGTAG